The genomic region TGCATATTGAGTTTTCAAGATATTTTCTTGgtaaagaaagaacagcttttctATCTTCTCATATATGCTGATATGGTGCAGTTTTTTGGATTATCTTTTATTTCTTGTGGTGtactttttttttaagtttttggcCACGTGTAATTGCTAGGATCGTTTATTGACTTGTTTTCTGCTATTGCTTACCGTGCGTTAATTGCAGGAGCTACATAATTATTTGAGTATTAGTACCTCGAATTCTGTCATAGTCGACAGAAGTCCTGATGAGGATTACTTACGAATTGACTTTAATCTTAGGTATTCTGTTTGATTACTTTTGTAGATTGTAGTCGCTATTAAACTAAAAATTTCTTTGCTGATATAAATGGGGCGAGTATGGGTAAAATTCCAATATTAAGATGAATAAATAAATTGTTTGCTGTCTCCTAGGGCACGTCATCCTGGACTGGTGGCGATAATATGAAAAAAGTTGTGTTTTTACTTGCTTATACAACTGCATATGTTGCAGGTGCTTCGGAGAGAGACATTGGTGATGGAGATGGACAAGCTTATTATCTGTGTTTTGACGAATCTTAAGGGAAGACACCAATTGTATGCATATGAAAGACGGGCCCGAAATTACGGTCATATCTGTTTGCGTTGGAGAAGAGCACTGGACCGGCTATCTTGAGCTCTATTATCAGAAAGAGGTAATTTTTAACCTATAAaataaaaaagagtaaaatgccattttcgtccgtgaggtttgaccagttttgcgactttcgttcaaaggtttgtttttttatgAACCCTGTTGTATCATTCTTTTTGTTTAATTGTTCTGTTATTTCAGGTTGCTGATTTGGCAAGGCTAAATCATGAAAATACAAGGAAATTGCTTGGGTATTGTATAGATAGTAGCCTGTTTACACGAATGTTAGTTTTTGAATATGTGTCGAACGGAACATTGTATGAGCATCTCCATTGTAAGTCTATTTTCATTCTGTTTATGTCAAAATACATGCCTTTTGACGCGGTTCGAAAACAGGCCAGGCCGGGTGGGTGGGTTGGCCCGAAATGCGTTTTGTTCGTTTTTTTAATAAAGCGCAGTGCTTTCATTTTTACGGTAGATAAAGAGGGGTGCCACTTAAGTTGGTCAAGGAGAATGAATATTATTGTAGGCGTAGCTAAAAGTCTGAGGTATCTTCACACGGAAATCGAGCCACCATTTACTATATCCGAGCTAAACTCAAGTGCAGTGTATCTTACTGAAGATTTTTCACCAAGTGTATACTTTAGTGACACAATTGTTTGAATTTTGATGCTATGGTTATATTATATGTAAATATTTAATAAAAGTAAGATAacatttgtttttctttcttgaaGCTTTTTGACTTTGAAAGTTGGAAAATGATTGTGACGCGATTAGAAAGTAGCGCACATTCGattaacctctgaatggtaaatcatcacatgtcacattcttctaccttttcattgataaaattcttaatggtttcattaagaggtagcctcttaatgaccattcagaggctaccaaacagccccttagttttcctgtttagccacccgtgtaacacacgggaacTTAGACTAGTGTATGTATATATAGAAAGAGATAGAGAGAAGAGTTGTGTGAATActaaggctacacggtatggaGCATCGTCCCCCATCGTTCCCCTTCGTCGCCGATCCTCCAAGCATTTCGCCCCCCTCGTCGCCGAACCTCTAGTGTCCTCCTCGTCGACTTGTGGACGTTGAGGACGATCCACTACAAGACAAAACACACTCAATAAACCC from Helianthus annuus cultivar XRQ/B chromosome 10, HanXRQr2.0-SUNRISE, whole genome shotgun sequence harbors:
- the LOC118482670 gene encoding probable LRR receptor-like serine/threonine-protein kinase At1g63430, with the protein product MKDGPEITVISVCVGEEHWTGYLELYYQKEVADLARLNHENTRKLLGYCIDSSLFTRMLVFEYVSNGTLYEHLHCVAKSLRYLHTEIEPPFTISELNSSAVYLTEDFSPSVYFSDTIV